A genomic stretch from Balaenoptera musculus isolate JJ_BM4_2016_0621 chromosome 9, mBalMus1.pri.v3, whole genome shotgun sequence includes:
- the SMARCD3 gene encoding SWI/SNF-related matrix-associated actin-dependent regulator of chromatin subfamily D member 3 isoform X1 yields the protein MAADEVAGGARKATKSKLFEFLVHGVRPGMPSGARMPHQGAPMGPPGSPYMGSPAVRPGLAPAGMEPARKRAAPPPGQSQAQSQGQPVPTAPARSRSAKRRKMADKILPQRIRELVPESQAYMDLLAFERKLDQTIMRKRVDIQEALKRPMKQKRKLRLYISNTFNPAKPDAEDSDGSIASWELRVEGKLLDDPSKQKRKFSSFFKSLVIELDKDLYGPDNHLVEWHRTPTTQETDGFQVKRPGDLSVRCTLLLMLDYQPPQFKLDPRLARLLGLHTQSRSAIVQALWQYVKTNRLQDSHDKEYINGDKYFQQIFDCPRLKFSEIPQRLTALLLPPDPIVINHVISVDPSDQKKTACYDIDVEVEEPLKGQMSSFLLSTANQQEISALDSKIHETIESINQLKIQRDFMLSFSRDPKGYIQDLLRSQSRDLKVMTDVAGNPEEERRAEFYHQPWSQEAVSRYFYCKIQQRRQELEQSLVVRNT from the exons ATGGCCGCGGACGAAGTTGCCGGAGGGGCGCGCAAAGCCACGAAAAGCAAACTTTTTGAGTTTCTGGTCCATGGGGTG CGCCCCGGGATGCCGTCTGGAGCCCGGATGCCCCACCAGGGGGCGCCCATGGGCCCCCCGGGCTCCCCGTACATGGGCAGCCCCGCCGTGCGACCCGGCCTGGCCCCCGCGGGCATGGAGCCCGCCCGCAAGCGAGCAGCGCCCCCGCCCGGCCAGAGCCAGGCCCAGAGCCAGGGCCAGCCGGTGCCCACCGCCCCCGCGCGGAGCCGCAG tgCCAAGAGGAGGAAGATGGCTGACAAAATCCTCCCTCAAAGG ATCCGGGAGCTGGTCCCAGAGTCCCAGGCTTACATGGACCTCCTGGCCTTTGAGAGGAAACTGGATCAAACCATCATGCGGAAGCGGGTAGACATCCAGGAGGCTCTGAAGAGGCCAATGAAG CAAAAGCGGAAGCTGCGTCTTTATATCTCCAACACTTTTAACCCTGCGAAGCCCGATGCTGAGGATTCTGATGGCAGCATTGCCTCCTGGGAGCTGCGGGTGGAGGGGAAGCTCCTGGATGAC CCCAGCAAGCAGAAGCggaagttttcttccttcttcaagaGTTTGGTCATTGAGCTGGACAAAGACCTTTACGGCCCTGACAACCACCTAGTGGAG TGGCACCGGACGCCCACAACGCAGGAGACGGACGGGTTCCAGGTGAAGAGGCCGGGGGACCTGAGTGTGCGCTGCACGCTGCTCCTCATGCTGGACTACCAG cctccccagtTCAAACTGGATCCCCGCCTGGCCCGCCTGCTGGGGCTGCACACACAGAGCCGCTCAGCTATCGTCCAGGCCCTGTGGCAGTACGTGAAGACCAACAGGCTGCAGGACTCCCACGACAAGGAATACATCAACGGGGACAAGTATTTCCAGCAG ATTTTTGACTGTCCCCGGCTGAAGTTTTCTGAGATTCCCCAGCGCCTCACAGCTCTGCTATTGCCCCCTGACCCAATCGTCATCAACCACGTCATCAG CGTGGACCCGTCGGACCAGAAGAAGACGGCGTGCTACGACATTGACGTGGAGGTGGAGGAGCCACTGAAGGGGCAGATGAGCAGCTTCCTCCTGTCCACGGCCAACCAGCAGGAGATCAGCGCTCTGGACAGTAAG ATCCATGAGACGATTGAGTCCATAAACCAGCTCAAGATCCAGAGGGACTTCATGCTAAGCTTCTCCAGAGACCCCAAAGGCTACATCCAAGACCTCCTCCGCTCCCAGAGCCGGGACCTCAAG GTGATGACAGATGTGGCAGGCAACCCTGAGGAGGAGCGCCGGGCTGAGTTCTACCACCAGCCCTGGTCCCAGGAAGCCGTCAGCCGCTACTTCTATTGCAAG ATCCAGCAGCGCAGGCAGGAGCTGGAGCAATCCCTGGTTGTGCGCAACACCTAG
- the SMARCD3 gene encoding SWI/SNF-related matrix-associated actin-dependent regulator of chromatin subfamily D member 3 isoform X2 — MTPGLQHPPAVVQRPGMPSGARMPHQGAPMGPPGSPYMGSPAVRPGLAPAGMEPARKRAAPPPGQSQAQSQGQPVPTAPARSRSAKRRKMADKILPQRIRELVPESQAYMDLLAFERKLDQTIMRKRVDIQEALKRPMKQKRKLRLYISNTFNPAKPDAEDSDGSIASWELRVEGKLLDDPSKQKRKFSSFFKSLVIELDKDLYGPDNHLVEWHRTPTTQETDGFQVKRPGDLSVRCTLLLMLDYQPPQFKLDPRLARLLGLHTQSRSAIVQALWQYVKTNRLQDSHDKEYINGDKYFQQIFDCPRLKFSEIPQRLTALLLPPDPIVINHVISVDPSDQKKTACYDIDVEVEEPLKGQMSSFLLSTANQQEISALDSKIHETIESINQLKIQRDFMLSFSRDPKGYIQDLLRSQSRDLKVMTDVAGNPEEERRAEFYHQPWSQEAVSRYFYCKIQQRRQELEQSLVVRNT, encoded by the exons CGCCCCGGGATGCCGTCTGGAGCCCGGATGCCCCACCAGGGGGCGCCCATGGGCCCCCCGGGCTCCCCGTACATGGGCAGCCCCGCCGTGCGACCCGGCCTGGCCCCCGCGGGCATGGAGCCCGCCCGCAAGCGAGCAGCGCCCCCGCCCGGCCAGAGCCAGGCCCAGAGCCAGGGCCAGCCGGTGCCCACCGCCCCCGCGCGGAGCCGCAG tgCCAAGAGGAGGAAGATGGCTGACAAAATCCTCCCTCAAAGG ATCCGGGAGCTGGTCCCAGAGTCCCAGGCTTACATGGACCTCCTGGCCTTTGAGAGGAAACTGGATCAAACCATCATGCGGAAGCGGGTAGACATCCAGGAGGCTCTGAAGAGGCCAATGAAG CAAAAGCGGAAGCTGCGTCTTTATATCTCCAACACTTTTAACCCTGCGAAGCCCGATGCTGAGGATTCTGATGGCAGCATTGCCTCCTGGGAGCTGCGGGTGGAGGGGAAGCTCCTGGATGAC CCCAGCAAGCAGAAGCggaagttttcttccttcttcaagaGTTTGGTCATTGAGCTGGACAAAGACCTTTACGGCCCTGACAACCACCTAGTGGAG TGGCACCGGACGCCCACAACGCAGGAGACGGACGGGTTCCAGGTGAAGAGGCCGGGGGACCTGAGTGTGCGCTGCACGCTGCTCCTCATGCTGGACTACCAG cctccccagtTCAAACTGGATCCCCGCCTGGCCCGCCTGCTGGGGCTGCACACACAGAGCCGCTCAGCTATCGTCCAGGCCCTGTGGCAGTACGTGAAGACCAACAGGCTGCAGGACTCCCACGACAAGGAATACATCAACGGGGACAAGTATTTCCAGCAG ATTTTTGACTGTCCCCGGCTGAAGTTTTCTGAGATTCCCCAGCGCCTCACAGCTCTGCTATTGCCCCCTGACCCAATCGTCATCAACCACGTCATCAG CGTGGACCCGTCGGACCAGAAGAAGACGGCGTGCTACGACATTGACGTGGAGGTGGAGGAGCCACTGAAGGGGCAGATGAGCAGCTTCCTCCTGTCCACGGCCAACCAGCAGGAGATCAGCGCTCTGGACAGTAAG ATCCATGAGACGATTGAGTCCATAAACCAGCTCAAGATCCAGAGGGACTTCATGCTAAGCTTCTCCAGAGACCCCAAAGGCTACATCCAAGACCTCCTCCGCTCCCAGAGCCGGGACCTCAAG GTGATGACAGATGTGGCAGGCAACCCTGAGGAGGAGCGCCGGGCTGAGTTCTACCACCAGCCCTGGTCCCAGGAAGCCGTCAGCCGCTACTTCTATTGCAAG ATCCAGCAGCGCAGGCAGGAGCTGGAGCAATCCCTGGTTGTGCGCAACACCTAG
- the CHPF2 gene encoding chondroitin sulfate glucuronyltransferase: MAGPTAMRLSSVLALLRPALPLILGLSLGCSLSLLRVSWIQGEGEDPCVVAVGEPGGPQNLDSGTQLDQSDEDFKPRIVPYYRDPNKPYKKVLRTRYIQTELGSRERLLVAVLTSRATLSTLAVAVNRTVAHHFPRLLYFTGQRGARTPAGMQVVSHGDERPAWLMSETLRHLHTHFGADYDWFFVMQDDTYVQAPRLAALAGHLSINQDLYLGRTEEFIGAGEQARYCHGGFGYLLSRSLLLRLWPHLDGCRGDILSARPDEWLGRCLIDSLGIGCVSQHQGQQYRSFELAKNRDPEKEESSAFLSAFAVHPVSEGTLMYRLHKRFSALELERAYSEIEQLQAQIRNLTVLTPEGEAGLSWPIGLPAPFTPHSRFEVLGWDYFTEQHTFSCADGAPKCPLQGASRADVGDAVETALEQLNRRYQPRLRFQKQRLLNGYRRFDPARGMEYTLDLLLEAVTQRGHRRALARRVSLLRPLSRVEILPMPYVTEATRVQLVLPLLVAEAAAAPAFLEAFAAGVLEPREHALLTLLLVYGPREGGRGAPDPFLGVKAAAAELERRYPGTRLAWLAVRAEAPSQVRLLDVVSKKHPVDTLFFLTTVWTRPGPEVLNRCRMNAISGWQAFFPVHFQEFSPALAPQRSPQGPPGAGPDPPSPPGADPARGAPAGGRFDRQASAEGCFYNADYLAARARLAGELAGQEEEEALEGLEVVDVFLRFSGLHLFRAVEPGLVQKFSVRDCSPRLSEELYHRCRLSNLEGLGGRAQLAMALFEQEQANST; encoded by the exons ATGGCAGGGCCCACCGCCATGCGACTGAGCTCAGTGTTGGCTCTGCTGCGACCAGCACTGCCCCTCATCCTAGGGCTGTCTCTGGGGTGCAGCCTGAGCCTCTTGCGGGTTTCCTGGATCCAGGGTGAGGGAGAAGATCCCTGTGTAGTGGCTGTGGGGGAACCAGGAGGGCCACAGAATCTAGACTCAGGAACTCAGCTTGACCAAAGTGATGAAGACTTCAAACCCCGGATTGTCCCCTACTACAGGGATCCCAACAAGCCCTACAAGAAGGTGCTCAG GACTCGGTACATCCAGACAGAGCTGGGCTCTCGCGAGCGGTTGCTGGTGGCTGTCCTGACCTCCCGGGCCACACTGTCCACTCTGGCTGTGGCTGTGAACCGCACGGTGGCTCACCACTTTCCTCGGTTACTCTACTTCACTGGGCAGCGAGGGGCCCGGACTCCGGCAGGGATGCAGGTGGTATCTCACGGGGACGAACGGCCAGCCTGGCTCATGTCCGAGACCCTGCGCCATCTTCACACACACTTTGGGGCCGACTACGACTGGTTCTTCGTCATGCAGGATGACACGTATGTGCAGGCCCCCCGCCTGGCAGCCCTGGCTGGCCACCTCAGTATCAACCAAGACCTGTACCTGGGCCGGACGGAGGAGTTCATTGGCGCGGGCGAGCAGGCCCGATACTGCCACGGCGGCTTTGGCTACCTGTTGTCACGGAGCCTCCTGCTTCGATTGTGGCCACATCTGGATGGCTGTCGAGGAGACATCCTCAGTGCCCGTCCTGATGAGTGGCTTGGCCGCTGCCTCATTGACTCTCTGGGCATCGGCTGTGTCTCACAGCACCAG GGGCAGCAGTATCGCTCGTTTGAACTGGCCAAAAATAGGGACCCCGAGAAGGAGGAGAGCTCGGCTTTCCTGAGTGCTTTTGCGGTGCACCCTGTCTCCGAGGGAACCCTCATGTACCGGCTCCACAAGCGCTTCAGTGCTCTGGAGCTGGAACGAGCGTACAGTGAAATAGAACAGCTGCAG GCTCAGATCCGGAACCTGACCGTGCTGACCCCTGAGGGGGAGGCAGGCCTGAGCTGGCCCATTGGGCTCCCGGCCCCTTTTACACCACACTCTCGTTTTGAGGTGCTGGGCTGGGACTACTTCACAGAGCAGCACACCTTCTCCTGCGCAGACGGGGCCCCCAAGTGCCCACTGCAAGGGGCTAGCAGGGCAGATGTGGGTGACGCCGTGGAGACTGCTTTGGAGCAGCTGAATCGGCGCTATCAGCCCCGCCTGCGCTTCCAGAAGCAGCGGCTGCTCAACGGCTACCGGCGCTTTGATCCAGCGCGGGGCATGGAGTACACCCTGGACCTGCTGCTGGAAGCTGTGACGCAGCGCGGCCACCGGCGGGCCCTGGCCCGCAGGGTCAGCCTGCTGCGGCCCCTGAGCCGGGTGGAGATCCTCCCCATGCCCTACGTCACCGAGGCCACCCGCGTGCAGCTGGTGCTGCCGCTGCTGGTGGCCGAAGCCGCCGCGGCCCCTGCGTTCCTGGAGGCCTTTGCAGCCGGTGTCCTGGAGCCACGAGAGCATGCCTTGCTCACCCTGTTGCTGGTCTATGGGCCGCGGGAAGGGGGCCGAGGGGCCCCGGACCCGTTTCTTGGGGTGAAGGCTGCAGCGGCTGAGTTGGAACGACGGTACCCTGGGACGAGGCTGGCCTGGCTCGCTGTGCGCGCGGAGGCCCCTTCCCAGGTGCGGCTCCTGGACGTGGTCTCTAAGAAGCACCCCGTGGACACGCTCTTCTTCCTCACCACCGTGTGGACCAGGCCCGGGCCCGAAGTCCTCAACCGCTGCCGCATGAACGCCATCTCCGGCTGGCAGGCCTTCTTCCCGGTCCACTTCCAGGAGTTCAGCCCTGCCCTGGCACCACAGAGATCTCCCCAGGGGCCCCCGGGGGCCGGCCCTGACCCCCCGTCCCCTCCTGGTGCTGACCCTGCCCGGGGGGCTCCCGCTGGGGGCAGGTTTGACCGACAGGCTTCCGCAGAGGGCTGCTTCTACAACGCGGACTACCTGGCGGCGCGAGCCCGGCTGGCTGGTGAGCTGGCaggccaggaagaggaggaagccctggaggggctggaggtggtggATGTTTTCCTCCGGTTCTCAGGGCTCCACCTTTTCCGGGCCGTGGAGCCAGGGCTGGTGCAGAAGTTCTCCGTGCGTGACTGCAGCCCTCGGCTCAGCGAGGAGCTCTACCACCGCTGCCGCCTCAGCAacctggaggggctggggggccgTGCGCAGCTCGCCATGGCTCTGTTTGAGCAGGAGCAGGCCAATAGCACCTAG